Part of the Arachis hypogaea cultivar Tifrunner chromosome 6, arahy.Tifrunner.gnm2.J5K5, whole genome shotgun sequence genome, TGGTTCGTATTCTTGTCTTTTTTGTTCATGTCttcatttttttatacttttaatgaTGACACATTCAAATTTATTGAGAAATCaggtatttaataattaattagtaagACTTCACCTAACATTAAAACTAATTAAGGTCTcttattttaaactaatttaattagactTAGTTGATTATGTTGTTAatctatttataaaaaataaattctaatattttatcaGTCTATGATGTATCATGTAATGTGCCTTATAGTGCTTTAAGTGTTTTTTTACGCTATGAATATCATTTGTCTAATAATATTGTTTTCTATACAGGTTTGTAAGGATGCCTAGGAAACCAAGGTACAACATTATACGGGAACCCCCGAAAGATGCTGGAACTAATGCCGGTACTCAAGAGGCAATGGTTAGTGTTTGTGGTTAACATTTCTTGATGTAAACTTACGTGAAAATTATATGTCCTTCAATTGTATCATTGAACCGCATTAATTTTTCTCCCGGCAAAAtaattagtttataaaataaaataattctcaATAGTAATTCGTTCTCTAAAATATAATTCTAAAAGGTTTCACATTGTGTTAAGGTTGGGTCTACGACTAGAGGAGCTCAGACATCACGGGAGCAACCACGTGATAGGGCTCCTTCGATTTCATCCACAGCTAACAGAGCTCTGATAACCCGTATGAATGAACCATTTCGTGCACCTCGCATCAATCATAGTAATGCACATTTAGTACTGTAGATGACCCTCAAACTCCAACGGACAACATAGAGACTCGGCATCGCGTTGAAGTGGCTGATCGTGAATTGGAGGATGAGGATTATGACCCAAAGGCGGATGAAGTTCTGTCGTTTGATGACCACATCGACGACTTGTTTGCTGCCCAAGAGGTCGAAGGTCAGCATAACAATAAGAAAGCCAAAGATACACATTTCTGGGAAGTTATTGTTATCGGTAAAAAattttttccttctattttcgtAAACAGTTATCTTTATAGCCCGttacttctatttttcttttgtgcAATGATTAAATAGTAATTTTGTTTCCCATACGCTTCTTAGAGGATGGCGTGAGAAAAGTTTCTAAGCTGAGCGTGAAGGAGGCTATAGCCCTCCCTTCCAATACAAAGATAGAACTGCCATTTAACAGTCAGCTACAACCGATTGGTCAGGCGGCAGGATTATTGAGTGGTTTCATAGAGAGTTTGGGTGCGGATTATTCCCAGTTCTCCATACACTTAGACAGTTGGAAGCTGGTAAGCAAAGCAAAGAGGGAACATGCGTATGACATGCTTAAGATACAGCTTTAAGCTTctacaatttaatcaattttagtaGTCAGTTTTTTTTAAGTCTTTTGCATGGGTAAGTTATATGGTTGGTAAAATTTTCATATTGTGGTTTTCACATCATCATTTAAGCATTTCTCATTTATACGTAATTGCGACTACTTGTACTGGATTTGAGGGTCATACTTTAACAATCTAAATTAGCCTAAAATGGTTGTGGCATTTCTTTAATTTATCGGTCTTATACTTGTTCGTTGGTCTTCATTAATGACAATGTAAACTAATTGCAGCGGGTCTTTCACTATGAGAACGATGCCGGAGGAAAAATAAAGTGCAATATGTTGAAGAGGATAGGAAAGAACTGGAAGGATACAAGGAACCACTTGTTTCATATGTGTTACAAACAAATTCGAACTTATGAGAAAAATCTCAAGCATCACCCTGCAGGAATAGACAAAAATGATTGGAAAAAGTTCGTTGACTATCGCCTGAATGAAGAAACACAGGTAAGCCTTGGTATATTTGATTATTTCCACCAAAAAAATATGTATACATATTATGTCCCTTTACATTTTATATTCAACATAACATTttgatttacatttcttttgttatttgttcATAGAAAAAGTGTAAACAGAACGCTTTAAATCGAAGCAAGCAACTTTACACACATACTGGGGGCTCCAAAATATTGGCAAGAGAAAAAGACGAAGTGGTAATAAGTCATTATTTGCATTAAGATTTTGATTAAGCTTCCtaaatatgttgttgttgtttgctaAATTGTGTCAATATCAACGATATAGGAGAGAGAGCAAGGAAGGCCCGTTGGTAGAGGAGAGTTGTTTATCATGACTCATAAGAAAAAAATGGCTCGTATATCCATCCCGATGCGCGTGTTGTTAGTGTAAGTCATGTTTGAAAATTTTCGCAATATATAGCTTACTGTATATATCGTGTTACTGTTAACTTCTTCCTTTCGAATGTGTTGTATATTTGTAGGAAGCAATTGCGAATGTTGAGAGGTAGGATGGATCCTCTAAACACCTTTCACAAAATGACTCGCTATCACAGGTTCTCGGAAAGGAGCACCCAGGACGAGTTCGTGCTCTAGGTGCTGGACCATGTCCCACCCAAGTCTTTGGTAATGCAGCTAGTCAACTATCGGGTTTTGCAGAGTCAAATGCAGAGGATAAGAGGATGATTGTAGAATTGACGGCTAAGCTATAAGAAGAGCGGGCGAAAAGACAGTCaatatataaggtcttgggatATGTAGCCCAACAGTTAGGAGGCAATTTGCCAATTGAGATTGCTGCAGAGATGCCTTCTTTGAGCGGTACACTGGACTCTTCATGCGCAGGGCCATCTTCATCTGGCAATCAGGACCCGCAACAAAAATCTTGAATTTCAATTAATGGTCTTAgatacttgatgagcggataatttgtacgctttttggcattgtttttagtatgtttttagtatgatctagttagtttttagtatatttttattagtttttagttaaaattcacttttctggactttactatgagtttgtatgtttttctgtgatttcaggtattttctggctgaaattgagggacctgagcaaaaatctgattcagagactaaaaaggacagcagatgctgttggattctgacctccctgcactcgaagtggattttctggagctacagaagcccaattggcgcgctctcaacggcgttggaaagtagacatcctgggctttccagcaatatatgatagtccatactttactcaagatttgatggcccaaaccggcgttcaaagtcaccctcagaattcccagcgttaaacgccggaactggcacaaggatgagagttaaacgcccaaactggcataaaagctggcgtttaactccaagaagagtctctacacgaaaatgcttcaatgctcagcccaagcacacaccaagtgggcccggaagtggatttttatgtcatttactcatctctgtaaaccctaggctactagttctctataagtaggaccttttactattgtattttcatcttggttcttctggttccctctctggggccgaggccaatgatcacactatcacttatgtattttcaacggtggagtttctacacaccatagattaaagtgtggagctctgctgtacctcgagtattaatgcaattactattgttcttctattcaattccgcttgttcttgttctaagatatcacttgttcttcaacctgatgaatgtgatgatccgtgacactcatcatcattctcacctatgaacgtgtgcctgacaaccacctccgttctaccttagattgggtgaatatctcttggattcctgatacacgatgcatggttgatcgcctgacaaccgagcgctcgcctgacaaccgagccagccattccgtgagatcagagtcttcgtggtataggctagaactgatggcggcattcaagagaatccggaaggtctaaccttgtctgtggtattctgagtaggattcaatgattgaatgactgtgacaagcttcaaactcctgagggcggggcgtcagtgacagacgcaaaagaatcactggattctattccggcctgattgagaaccgacagatggatagccgtgccgtgacagggtgcgttgaacatttccactgagaggatgggaggtagccactgacaacggtgaaacccttgcataagcttgccatggaaaggagtaagaaggattggatgaagacagtaggaaagcagagagacggaaggaacacagcatctccatacgcttatctgaaattcccaccaatgaattacataagtatctctatctttatctttatgttttattcgtatatcacccatatccatttgagtttgcctgactaagatttacaaggtgaccatagcttgcttcataccaacaatctctgtgggatcgacccttactcgcgtaaggtttattacttggacgacccagtacacttgatggttagttgtgcgaagttgtgtttatgccatggtattgaacaccaagtttttggattcattaccggggattatttgatttgtgaaaagtattgatcacaatttcgtgcaccaatactgTTACATTAAAGTTGGTTTATTACGTTATGCTTACTTTATTCAACTTAAGCATTCTTACTTTATTTTGGATGATGTTATGACAATTTCGttatatatgttatgtttgcaTATGTTTAATTTGGTTTGTTATGTTAATTGAGTTGTTTTACTtggttgtaatttttttaaattaattaaaaagtaaaaaaaattaaagtttaataaatataatttctcaaaataggaaaaaaatagaTAAGGTAAAATTTAATGGATAATTTGAATTTGGCGGCGGTTTTGGAACCGCCGCAAAATTATAAGATCTTTCCTCTTGTTCGACATTTAGCGGCGGTTGCAAAATGGGTCATAGCAATCCTTTTCAACATATTGCGGCTCCAGCGGTTGCTTTATACTGCCGCTATCTGTTTTGCCGCGCCCTATCTTCCAGCGTTTTAGAAAACCGCCGCGAAATATTTTGCGGCGGTTCAAAACCACCGCTAAACAGCCCTAATAACCGCCGCTAAATGACGCTTTTGTTGTAGTGAATAATTaagaattaaatattaattttttatataattataataaaaatatttatttaaattagtataattatatattatttattaaatgttaattataataaaaatatatttttaaaataaattaaaaaaatatctatactgATATCAGAATGCGCTACATTAATATTTTTAGTATCAGAATGTTATTTGTTGTAGAATATTATGGTGATGATTATGAAACAATCTTTCTCCCTTGTTGCCAAATGATTTTCTGAATTCTGATTCTCCATATTTTTCGATTGATTCCTTTGTTTGCGCTAGGGGAgatatattttctttatttttcattccTTTGAGAAAGTAAAAACCAAAGCTTAAAAAAGAATTATGATACACAAATAGactgattttaaaaatattgtaaaaTCTGGTAGCCATCCgtgttttaaattttctttggttATATATGTTTGCTTTTCTATTCTTTTATCTTAATCAgttaggtttttttatttttttttaataatataaggtattagttattataataagctagaaaaattttcttttgtatttatatacaaattgccTCAATTATTTGCTATAACCTACCGTTCATATACTTATTTATATGCGAGAGGAATCATTTTCCCTACATAAGATTCTCTATATATGAACCTTTTCTTTGGGTCAACTTTAAGTGATTTACTATTCACTCCCTGGTACAATGATTTCACTAATTAGCTATAAGCCTCCAACTCATTAATTATACCCAatagaaagaaattaaaaacCTCATCAAGTAGACAACTTATGTCCATGGATAATtctaactataaaaaaatatgaattaatttaatatttattaaaaattgaattaatttgataaaattaatcTATCTTAATTTTTTAGAGTCATGAGTAtggattaatttatatatttcatAATTAAAATTACTTCTATGTAAAGCTTCTTAAAAGACAATAGtttatttgaaaacaaaatcattCAGATTAATATTGGCTACACATATaatgatttttatttatatttttttagatgaaGCAAAATTGAATGAGTGGTGGTATAGACTAGCACcactattattaattattaataagtaATCTAAACGGTGCAAAATTAATCTCTGATGATTAGTGATAAGTCATCAAACTAATGATGATGATTTCAGCAAATGCTCCGACCCTCTCATCAAGCATACCTAAAACAGGGAGGATTAAATCAACAAACAAACTGAACCAATCTGATCAGTTTTGTGGATGATATCATTATCGTGATATCCATGCATTTTCATATAtaataaactattttcaagaaCATGTCTTGTAATTTTTAATTGCAGAACACAATTAAACCTTCAATCTATTACAATTTAATTTACAGCCAACAGCACGTAGTtctaaagatttttatttttgccTCATATATATGCATCTCTGTAACTAATTTACTTTAGTTTTGaaagatttttcatttttttgtaacTGAATTAACTATATAAATTTTTACACACTCATACTGaatttttaaaacatattttCATCCAATTATGTTATATGAATACAAAAAATTAGCCATCAATTTGGCACGGTATAGAAAGAGAAATATTAggtaaacaaataattttttaaatcaagtTCATAAAAAACAAACCAATCTTTGAAaacaaaaacggaaaaaaattatttttttacaaataatataaattcttaaaataacatcaattaccaaaattaatcatcaatataaaatacatattaaaatataaaatatatattaaaaataaataaaactatacatatataataactaattttaatgattaattttagcgtacaaataattttttttcttcaaataatatgatgaatccttatttttctaatAAGGAAAACAGGTAACCATTTAAAGAGAAAACATCATAATCATAATTTGATCAGATACATGACTTTACATAGACGGATCTTGGGGTTGAAAGCGTGTGAGTTGTATAAATAATAGTTCCTGTTTTCCTTTTTCTGACAGCACCAAAATTTAAATAATGAAAGATCTATGTCCTTTAAGACAATTACAAAATCAGAACaaacaaggaagaaaatcaaattctTCTAGCTATTTATCTTTACCAAGTATTTGGATCAGACTTTGAATGAGTTACGATAACGTTTTCTGTGTCAGAAAAGTTAGAAGCTAAGCTATATTGGAAGCCATGTGATGTAATGTAAGTATGTAACACACTATTTCAATTCAAATCACTGCAAGAGACAAATGCGATGTGTCGCTAACAAGTAACAAGAGAAACTCCTTTTTGTAACACAAACAACGACACCATATGGACCAATTGACCAtggttaaagaaaaaaaaaaaagtgaattgtGTGCCAGCTACCAACTCAAGCATTTGCATTCTCAACTAGTTGGTTTAATTTCTTTACATCAATCATTGTCAAAGCTCAtggtatttatttatatttattcacACAAAAAAgtcaatttatttaaataaaatatttaggatTTATATTTACGTAAATACAATAATTTTAAACCGATTATATATCTCCTATAGATTTATATAAATCACATAACCTCTACCACATTTTACTATGTACacactataaaaaaaaaacagcttTATAATCACAGTGAAAACTAGTAAAAAAGGTGATTATAGGTCTATAATTATAGGTTTTGACCTATGGTTATAATTTTTTCACGGTAGTCTATTCTATCGTGGCTATAgacctatggtcacgatttttttatttatggtcACAGTTTCTATGATCACGGTTGTAGTGTTCAAATTTTATCACTTTAAGCCacgtttttttaccgtgaccataggttaatctatAGTCACGCGTGAAAACCGTAACCATAGATTACTCTATGGTCGCCCCTTTATTAAAACCATGACTATAGTCTAATCTATAGTCACAGTTTAAGCGTGACCATAACTtttctatggtcacccttttttaaAACCATAATCATAGTTTACTTTATGGTCACCCTTGTTTtataccgtgaccatagcctaatTTATGGTTACGGTTTTAGCATGACCATAGGTATTTATGGTCACTCTActttaaaatcgtgaccatatcTTAGTCTATGGTCACTCTATTTTAAAACTGTGACCACAGCCTTATCtataccgtgaccatagcctttatTGTCATTCcaccctaaaaccgtgaccaaaTCGTtatcatagccttatctatggtcatggttagcttatctatggtcaccctaccTTAAAACCGTAACCATAGCCTTATTTGTGGTTACAGTTTTTATTGTGACCATAACTTATctattgaaattcaaaattttaaaaatttcatataatatatttacatttttaatattaaaaattcataaagtaaaaaatttgtaattaactTTCAAGTTCTAGTCTAGTAATCAACAATATTACTCATCTCATTGGCAACAAAAATTTAgaggaaaaaaattttcaacaattaagataaattgttattaaaataatcaacTAACCTATCAATATAGTTAAGTGAATACACTTGTCTCAATCTCAATTTTAAACAGTGATATATACACTAACACTAAGTAGATACTATTAACAGAATTGTTCTATAGGCGTGAGAGTAATACAATTCAGACTCTATCAAGATAGATTGTTTTTAGTATTACTATTCTTCCTGTTAACGCTTGAGAACTTTTATTTCAGCCACTTTACTATATAAAAGTGTAGCACCTATTTCAATAATATGCAAAACAAAGTTACATCAAACATAAATACCTACatttattctttttcaattttaaaaaaatattatcaaaaaatatatacatCATACGTATACTAACTAATACACACGATATAACACAAATCCACATCATAGTATGCGCAACTCATTACACATATCCTTTTCACATATCATAATTAACAGCAATGAACCAAATGAAtggacaattgaaaataaaaataaagtataacTATAAAAAATAGAGTATTTAAACCACACGCTAACATTTGGTCCCTAATAGAGTATAACTATAATGTGAAATTGTTTTATATGTTATTTATGTATGCTACTATTAGTTGAAATGGTACTAGACACCAAGggatggtaaaaaaaaaatggatgtGGACGTTTGAGATTGAGGTTTGGATGAGACAAATAGAtaaaaacaacttgaatgaagattacttaattaattaagaaaggcACTTTATTTTGCTGGAAATTAATTCATTAGGTTAGGCTTATGGTTAATATATAGATAGTTAGATAGTTGTCACTAAACATGCTAAgcaatattatatattttgctATAAATATTAATGTCAACAATTAAGTCATGTGAGTTAATGTCCTATCCACCGAAAGAACAATCATTCAAGAGAGAAacgataaacaaaaataataaactaacaaaatttaattcaaaaggTTCTTTAGTTCTCCttattagaatatcataattagagaataaaattaaaaaatataaaaaaaattaaaaaaataatataatttatgagAATATTATTTCATAACAAGTGTATTTTTAGCGTATTTTTAGTCTATATATATTGGTAAGAACATTATAatcatagataaaaaaaaaataaataataaaaataatacttttttaaataattcttcGTTTCTTTTCTAAACTTTTTATACCATGGTATCAGAACAGAGTTAGATTTTAGGGACTCAAAATTTTGACAAATTAACATTACAAATTGCAAATATATTATACAATAATTTTGGCATGCGATAATCACAAACCTGACAATTTGTCAATTGGTTTCAAACTAAACGGATATAATTATCCATTATAGACAACTCTGATGAAAAAAGTAATtggtggaagaagaaagaagaaacacaCCAAAAAAATTGCTTTAAGATTGTGGGTTACACAGATTGGTGGAAAAACATTCCTAAGTCATCGAGAAATTAGAGTAAGGGAGCCGCCGCTGTAAGCATCCCAGTGGTCACCAGCAGCGGTGGCGAGGCCTGAAGAGAGGAAGCAAGTCACGATGGCAAGGCAGTAGCAGCGGTAAGAGCAAGGACTACTGAACTTCTTAATTGCTCAGCCCAGACGACGACTTAATATAAAGGGGAGACCCAAAATCAAGatccaattaaaaatataaatgaatGGATTTTCGATTGTGGGACTACCGAAACTATGACTTATGACCTCCATGATTTTAACAGCTTGACTATACTCTAAAAATCTCATATTGAAACAGCTAGTGGAGAATTAATTGATGTTAAAGGAGGAGACTCCATtactttttttagaaaaattgaaataaaaaaattgtctCTATGTCCTTACACTATCATCAAAGTTATTATTTATTAGCCAAGTAACAAAGGAACTAAATTGTGTGGTACTTATGTACTCTACCTTTTGTCTTTTACAGGACATTCTTACGAAGGAGATCATTGGGCGTGGTACTGAGCGAGAAGGCCTTTACTACGTTGAAGAAGTAGCACACCAGGGTCATGCCATGCTTGCTCACAGAACGGTTACTAGGCAACTTTGGTTATGGCACAGGCGTCTTCGACATCCTTCATTTGGGTACCTCAAGTTTCTATTTCCTAGTCTTTTTATAAGTAGTATTGAACCCCTCAAATGTGAAACTTGTATTCGTGCAAAAAATCACAGAATTTCTTTTCCTCCAACCAACACTAGAGTCAATTCCAGTTTTTCTCTAATACACTCTAATGTGTGGGCCCTAACCCctattttctataataattttcaatattttgtgttatttgtggACGATTTCTCTCGCATGACTtaggtatattttttaaaacacaaatCTGAAGTACCTGATAAGTTTTTTGCTTTCTACCAAATGATTCAAAttcaattcaacaagaaaatccaAGTACTTCGCTCAGATAATGGTGAGAAATTTATAAACCAATCAATAcgtgatttttttttatgaaaaatggtCTTATCCATCAAATTTCTTTCCCAAATACACCCCAATAAAATGGTGTGGCTGAGTGGTGAAATCGTAAGTTACTAGAGATGACCCGAGCCATGCTTTTTGATGCACAAGTTCCAAAAATTTTTGGCCTGAAGCTATAGCGACCTCTGCCTACTTACTAAATCGCCTACCTACCCAAGTTCTCCACCACAAAACACCCTTACAAGTCTTGGCTACTCAGATTGCAATTCCACCTATTCTAACCTTACCACCTCGAGTATTTGGATGTTCCGTCTTTATGCATATCCCCAAAGTCAATAGAACCAAACTTGATTCTTGTGTAGAAAAATGTGTTTTCGTTGGGTATGCTACACACCAAAATGGGTATAGGTGCTACAATCTAATCACTCGTCGTATTCATGTGACCATTGATTGTGATTTTTTAGAATCCGAATTTTACTTCAGCCGCCAACATGGCATTCAGGGGAGAACAATAATGAACCACCAAGTTGGCTAAATAACTTTTGTTTTCCAGAAACTGTTCAAACAGAGTAAGTAGATGGAGCCACCGAGCATACTTCACTCAACGTAGAAAATAACTCGGTACATACAACCAGTGAGAGTCTTttgagaatgtcaaacaagaggTAAGTAATTATCGATCTGATAATTTACTCCTTATTTTTAATGAGATCACTAACAATAATAGTATAGCACTGGAGCATGAAGAACAGGGCCCAATACCTTTATTCTTCCTCCAAGAAGAAATAGAGGGATGATTCCTAATTGATACTCACCAGAACATCTTTTCCGTAACTCAGGATTCCCGATAAGAGTGGCTAGAGAAGGAATAGCAGATATTGCAAAGGCTTTTTCCACCAGACTCTTAACAAAAGACATTCCAAAAACTGTCCGAGAAGCTAATGAGAAAGCTGAATGGTGAAAAGCCATTAATACAGAAATGGAAGCTCTAGAGAAGAACGGAACTTA contains:
- the LOC112805583 gene encoding uncharacterized protein, encoding MLKRIGKNWKDTRNHLFHMCYKQIRTYEKNLKHHPAGIDKNDWKKFVDYRLNEETQKKCKQNALNRSKQLYTHTGGSKILAREKDEVEREQGRPVGRGELFIMTHKKKMARISIPMRVLLVKQLRMLRGRMDPLNTFHKMTRYHRFSERSTQDEFVL